From the genome of Salvia splendens isolate huo1 chromosome 7, SspV2, whole genome shotgun sequence:
CAAAAGTTTGGGAATTTCTAGAAAACCTCTCTGTTTCAAGGAAATTCTAGAAATTACCAAAGTTCGTGTATTTACAAAAAATTATCTTCTTCTATTCAAACGTCATCGTTTTAGTGCTTGCCCCTTTTTGCCACGGTTGCACGTCCGACCGACGAACATATAAGCTTGAATTTAGAAAGAATttattttgggggaaaaatcagaaaaattcaaaattcaaatagcCCAAAATACTAcaactactattattattagtagGGTTATTTGCCTGTAAATATACGAACTTTCAATAATATTTGATTTTTCTCcaacttttatttttgaatttaaatacatgaactttgactttttttttctctaaaaaataattttttctttaaattgaaACTGACATATAAGTCATTCTAAAGAAAAATAAGATgatgtataaatttatttatatactacaatatagtactagtacagtatgatttttttttcttatttgagTAAGATTAGCGAGCAACAATGCCGCGATCAGTTTGCGAAAAGTGGATGGTCCATTGGGTTCTTCGCATTTACTATTGATTGGGGCCTATTTTATTTGCATGTAAACGATATGAATAGAGTTATAGAGCCACGTTCGTTACTCTTTTTAAACCTAGACTCACATTCATTACCATTTcaagatattatgaaattatgaattcgTCTACTATCATtaaataataggagtactacacatatttcatgcacCCGTTTTCTTCATCCGCTTATACTATATTTTCTGACCTACAAACACatcaaataaataattcaaGCAAGTTAATTATCAACTTCATTAAATCGAAAAATTGGACCTTATGTGAcggaaattttataatttttgcaTTTGAACTAGATATTTTGGTTAAGTTGGAACCGACTTTGACGGGCCTTGTTTTGGTTCCAATATTTTTGAACTGGAAATCAACTTTCAACCCCAATATTGGTCCAAAATCAGGAAAAAACTCTTGAAAAATCTGAAAACCATGAAAAAAATCGTTGAAAACTTGTAAAAACCGTTAATTTTCAAACCACAATGATTATCAGTTCAGAATCAGAACCGTCCAATATACTCTCTTAAACCGGTTATGGTTCCGCTTCCCTCGAAACTGTAACCGCAGGTTCTAAACCAGACCCGGCCTTTTTTAAACGAGGTGACAACCCTTAATTTGTactatttttagtttattaagcgatgaattttttttatttttttcggttGTCATCGCTTGGAGTTCTCCAACTACTTATTAGTTAGTTTATTGACCTCCTCAGACTTGTAGTTACTATTTTGCAGTTTATGTTAAAAGCAATTTAAAATGAAATCCATTTAGACGTTTAAAACAATACAGACTAAAgaattatacacaaattaaactacCATTTGAAACGTCTTGAATAAAGAGAAAGCTTTATTCAACAATGATGATATACATTTACAGGGCTCAGAaactacaataatgtaatgttaTTTATCGTCAAACGAGGCCGTGaatgataaaagaatatgaCAATATATAGTGTCGAAATATTCGGTCGcaatataattaataatctGATCAGTACAATTCTTGCAGTAtcaatagtttttttttctcacaCTAAAATCTAAAATGGGATAGGTAATAActaaaccaaaaccaaaacttttttcaaattttgtgagtaaaaaaaatcataatgtagagaatattcttttaaatttgaGCTTAGTGTAATtggttggagtaaaatatgacatttacactaaaatgggtttgagtttatCGTAAATGGTGGGAAATGTCATAACTCAATAAATAACTAGCAACTTGCAAGATCTGAAAAGTAAATTTAAAAGAAGAGTAGCAAAACcctaattattaaaataaaaataaccaCGAAATAATAAAAGTTAACTTAAAACTAATGAAATACTGTATTTGATAATTAATGGTAGATCTTagttttggtgaagaattgTTATCTAAAACTAATGAAACTGAGCAAGTGAACATAGCAAGGAAAAACTCCCAAGTCTCAACAGTTTAATCAATGGAAGAAGCACTTGATCTTGGTGTGTCTAGTAATTCCTCAGTAGGGAAACTTACCAGTTATCACATACCTCTtccttgaaaaaaaaagagaaatgaaaaagaatggaggaggaagaaggagaagaagaagaataatttGTGGTTTTcgtcaaaaaaaaaagaaacaaacaaacgttatttatgtTTAAAAGTTTATCTATGGAGTGAGTGACCTGACATACAAGTTGACAGACATTTACTGGGTTTACACATGTTATTAGAGAAGAAATGAATAACAAATAAAGCCATAGATTAATTGAGCTTTTTGAAATGTCCATAAATCCATACCAAGAAATCAACATCTTAGAGAAAAAGACTGTAACCAGATTTGTCTCTCCCCTTCCCTTTTACTGTGTTAGGGTTTATCCCACCAAACTCAAAAGGTGAGAGTGACAATGAGAGAGAGATTCTCATTCTTCAATATCTGTTGTAAGTAATTAATAATTTCCCAAATTATACAGACACAGACCACGGCTTTTGGAGTTACCTCCACTCAACCCGCCTTCTTTAACAGGAAAGCCACCAGCAGCAATCTCAGTCTCAGGAAAAGGGGATTGAATTAGGGCATGAAAACGAGAATTAGGGTTTGTAGGGTGCAGTGCAGAGGGTCCATACCATTACAATTAGAATACGCAAAAAGAGAAGAGATTGGAGGTGGGGAAAGAGTAAATGAGGTTAACACCGTCGGAAAAAGGAGAAAGAAAAGAGCCGTACCGTGATAAAGAAGCGTTGTGAGTGTTTCTTTAACCAGAAAATGGAGATGGAGATGCGGACACGAACCACTCGGGCCCCTCCATCATTAACTACATAATTTGTCGTGATTGATTGACACCTCTGGATTacaattacatattttattattatttttatttattattacagCTTTTATTTTGGTTTAGGAATAGGGTCACACCTACAAACCACTCACGGCCGCCCTTTCCTCTGCACTGCTCTAACTCATTCTACACGCTAATTCATTcaatatgtatgtgtgtttcATCAATTCTTTTCTTATAAACACACTGTTATTGTCACTAATTGTAgttatttttgggaaatttaTCATCCTATTTACAGAATTTAATGTAATATACGCACAAACAAGATCGGCTCTAGAATTCGCGGACAAACAATCTTCAAATCAATTGTGGTACACACATCGCTATCGGGTGCGTTTTAATTTTCACTTTTATACGGAGTATAACTTTTGGGATACTTTTGTAAGAGTATTTGCAATGTGACAGATTAAATTATGTCCACTTCTCTAatctcaaaagaaatgaaactaAAGATTCTAActattttgatttaaattttcCTTTTCACTGATATTTGTATTGTAActgaattatgaattttatttcCATCTTTGTAAATATGTAATATAGAAATGTATTAAGATGACAACCTTTTTTAAAGTGACAACTTACCACCAATCTCATGCTGCCACGTGGCATGTTATCCAGCAATATTAGAGGTGTATCTAGCAATATTCATTTAGTAAGCGTTTACAGATTGCATGATAGTAATAAGTGGATTGCAGTGTAGATTGTTAAGTATTGCAGTATAGGCATAGAATGTTTCAGTTGCAGTATATATATAGACAGATTGCCTTTGTTTACGgttattttgcattatagacAATACTACAACACTCAACAATCTACACTGCAATCCACGTAGTACTATCATGCAATCTGTAAAATCAATCTAAAAGGCCTACTATGATATTGTTGGATAGCGTGTTACGTGGCACGTTGTCACTTAAAGATGGTGTCACCATAGCGCACTCCATGTAATATATGTAAAAAATACCAACGTGGCTTTGACGAATCGCAccccaaaatttcaaaaatttgggTCTATAAATTCGTATTGTCGTATTGAATAACACCCGCACCAACACCTCGTACCCTCACCTTCGCACCCATGCTACATACTTGTAAGAATACGCGACTACATAATTTATTTCGTGTTTTGTTATTCTTACTTTTTAAGTTGTCTTTGTATGTATATCGTGTAGTTTCATTTAGAAACATATTATTGTATCATGTGTTTAAATTCATTTTCTTCTTAAACCAATAAATTTATGTATCATATATacttatttacttttatttaaaactatttATTTTGTACTATCCATCACtttaaatcacaaaaaaaatattagtatcaTATTTTTAGGAACATATTATCACTCTCATTCACATAACAGTCATTTTTATTAATAGCAGTACTTTCACTTAAAATATAGCCATTTTTATTAGAGTTCATGGTGAGGAAGAGTTCATACATGTTTTCTTAATAGACTCGATTTTAATccaatttattcaaaataaccatttttattttcaagtACTATCAGTCTATCACTTAATTTCATTAAGTACTGGAATCATTTCTACTGGGTAAAACAGAAAAAAACACAGTTCCACTTTCTTATTGAGATTTTTCACTCATTTATAACAATTGTTTAACCATAAGAATTACTCCTCTATTCAAAATAATTGTGCTTTTCTCTAGAATAGTTGTGACATTGATTCAAAACAATAATCAATTATCCAAACAATAATCAAATGTATAGTATATCCAAGAAAAAAATACTTACAAAGATATACAACTGTGACATTTATTCAAACAATTGTACATTGCTAGTCTGACTCACGCTGACCATGAGAACTCGCCCAATCATGCAAGTAATATTTGTATATGTATGTTTGGACTTGGTGTTACTTTTTGATGAGTGACTTATATCTCGGGAACAATTAATGTGTTTTCAGCGTTAGGCTATTTGCTATTCAAACCAAACACCGACATGTTATATACTCTTTAATCTCAGATCACATAATGAGTTTTCATATTTCATGACAGTCacgcgtttttatttttttttaattcattagAAATAAATTGATCATGAGGATATAATTCGTGACAAGACTATGATAGAGACCCCTAAAAGAAGCAAACTTATGGTTAGTAAAATTGCACCATTTTGATATACTATTAAAGATTGATGAAAGAAAGGGTTGTATCGGAACAGTAACTTAGGTTTGTTAACTGTTTAatggtaaaaaataaaaaataataaaaaatggattgttttgattgggGATGGAAAAAAGAGTACACTCTGATGAAAACCCCCCCAAGTCCTTCTCAGACACAGACGCTTTCTAGATGTGAATATAGAAACGGACAACTTTACTATGTTTTCAGTAATTGAAACTGTTATCTGCATCGACCACTCACAAAAACCCTTTTCCATCTCTTCTCACATCTCTATCTTTCCACGTTCGATAAAAATGTAGAGTAATTTTGAAACGATAAGGGTTTCCAAATAAAATCCAATGTAACAAAGTAGCTAGGGTTGCTCAATTCCTTCAAAACAATGTTCAATAGAAACAATGCATTCAATTTCCCTCATTCCTCCAATCCTCGCAACGAGTTCCACGACATGCTCTTGGCGGCCGTGGCGAACCAAGAGCTATGTGGGGAAAACTCGGCAGCGGCCGCGGCCAAGGCCTCGAAGAAGGACCGGCACAGCAAAATCGACACGGCGCAGGGGCCGCGGGATCGGAGGGTTAGGCTGTCGATTGGAGTGGCTAGAAAGTTCTTTGACCTTCAAGAAAATCTAGGTTTCGACAAGCCGAGCAAAACCCTTGATTGGCTGCTTACCAAGTCGGAGACGGCTATCCAGGATCTCGAGGTGATGAAGGAGAGAGACGCCGCCGCGGCGGGTGGTGGCTCATCCGAGTGTGAGGTCGATTCTGGAGAGAACGGGGCTGATTTGAAGCATAACTCTGTGAAGGCAGCAGCGAAGGAGTCAAGGGCGAAGGCGAGGGCGAGGGCGAGGGAGAGGACGAGGGAGAAGATGTGTATCAAGAAGCTCAACGAGACTAGAAACAGTATCAACACAGCCTCTGATTTCAACCCCATCCAATTCATGAACAATCAGCTTGATTTTCGCAAGATCGCTTCCAGCAGCAGCAACATCAATCTCGGATTCCATTGCCACCCAACAGCCTATGAAGTTGCTGCTGCAAACAGTCAAGACCTAATTCAAGAATCCATCGTGATCAAGAGGAAAGTGAAGAATCCTATGATATTTCAGCAGAATCTGATCATCTCCAGCTCCAACTACGGCGTCCCGGCGCCTTACAACGTGGCCGCGGCTGAGAATTGGGACAACATTTGTGCCATTTTGGATCAGCACAAGTTCATCAACAGGTGAAGAAAAAATCAATTTCCAAGAGTCAATTTTTATAGTATTAGTTTTGAAATTGTGGTTGTTTTTTTGATTTGCAGCACTTCAAACAACTAGGCAAgcaagaaagaagaagaaacactAGCAGTTGAGGTCATTGATTGTTGAAGATGTTTGCATATTGTGCTTGGCATATATGCAACTTCAGCTACcttatttttcttgaatttctCCCATTGATGTAATATGGTTGTCAGGactttaaaaaatcaatttaatcTACTATCGCATTGATGAAAGTTGCAACCTCTTCTTTTGTTTAGGACACAAAATCTGCCTTGAATATTTGGTTGAttgtggtgtgtgtgtgtgtgtgtgtgtgtgtgtgtactATTCGTCAATGTTAGTGCTCTACACTTTTAATGAAAAAAGTTCATGCTTTTTGGTCATATATAAATGtatatttatagttagggttATGCCTAATGGTTCTTAGCGAAACATATTGGATAATACACACAAATATTTTGACTGATTTTGAAGTTGTCTTTGGCATTATATTTCTGAATTTGATGACCAGTGATTTGTAAAACACAGGCAATTGGGATAAGTTTCAGGATCTTGAGAGTAGAAAAGAAAAggtccaaatcaaattattaacTCGAATTGTGATGAATTGGCTTATTGCTGTCAACAAAAAAAAAGCTGGCTTATCATAATCTTATCTGTATATATGTACTATAAGTTAATACACAACCAGTCGTGGTAGGATGATAATTAGCTTAATATGATAGTTGTGATAATTCGTCAACTCAatatgttaaaaatattaacacaGCGACATGAGTACGTCAACTATGTCTTTGTGTTAACATTTAAATATacaaatgtcaacacaaataaatatatcACTGACATACTCATgtcattgtattgacattttttatatattgagtTCATGAGTTATCACAGTTTATCACAGCTAGTTATCATTTGATTAAACACCAATACACATATATGTATCTTCTTCATAAGGATGAACATATATAAGTATCCGACATTAATTTGTTCTTTCCCGAGACAAGTGAAGTTATTATTTTGTTAcaattaaatagtaaaaaacGACTGCCTTTGCTGCGAATTATAGATTTTTCTTTTAGTATTAACAATCTTCTGATTATGTTCATTTTGTATTTAGCAAATAGCCTGACGAAGCATGTTTGCTAGTAATTTGATTTAAGATTATAGGATTAATATAATGTGTgaataaagagaaaaattatgatAGAAGTATTAGTAGTGAACTGGAGAATATGATCTGTCTCATTAGGGATAGAAACTTACCCTAATGAAAcaagattaattatttaattttataaatgaaccAAATGGGAAAAATATTGGCCACAGAATGAAGTATTTATTTGTTCTACTCAACTCTCTAAAACCATCTCCAACCATATCCCATAAATGAGTTTTGGTGTAGAAATCTTCTCTAAccatacaccaaactcaaactcatttttggagTTTTTTatgaaacaacaccaaatatggtgtTATTGCAAATATTTGTGAGATAAAAAGTCAAAAATtgtgtaaattttgaattttgtgtaaatggttggattaaaactactttttggtgtgacatatactaaaaaatgaatttgggtttggtgtaaatgattgGAGATGGTCTTATAATACTGCATTTATACAAGTATTATTTAAATAGAAACAAGTCAACAAATCTCTCTGTATATAAAGTCACATAAATTTCATTTGCAACAAAAACAGCAATCTCAAAGTAATAAAATTTGTTTCTAATCCATCATTAACTAAATGGTTAGGAGATTAATTACTGCATTTGGTTATAAAACATTAATCTTAAATTGTTACTTCAGTTGTCCAACATTTGAGATACTTACAAATAAACACAT
Proteins encoded in this window:
- the LOC121811656 gene encoding transcription factor DICHOTOMA-like, with protein sequence MFNRNNAFNFPHSSNPRNEFHDMLLAAVANQELCGENSAAAAAKASKKDRHSKIDTAQGPRDRRVRLSIGVARKFFDLQENLGFDKPSKTLDWLLTKSETAIQDLEVMKERDAAAAGGGSSECEVDSGENGADLKHNSVKAAAKESRAKARARARERTREKMCIKKLNETRNSINTASDFNPIQFMNNQLDFRKIASSSSNINLGFHCHPTAYEVAAANSQDLIQESIVIKRKVKNPMIFQQNLIISSSNYGVPAPYNVAAAENWDNICAILDQHKFINSTSNN